Genomic segment of Odontesthes bonariensis isolate fOdoBon6 chromosome 10, fOdoBon6.hap1, whole genome shotgun sequence:
cttaCCGAAACATTCAGCTGTATGTTGATTTTAATGAGCAAATGTTTTTAGCATTTGACTAGGCTGAGCCGAAATGTATTGAGACTCTTTAGGTTAATCATACAGCCTGTGCCTGAAAACATGAACCCTGAGGTCAGTTTGCAGGGTCCATACATACAAATCACAGCTCCAGTGCAAGCAGTATcatcacacaaacaaaacaatgacCTGCCCAGCTACCTAATATTCAACACAGAGTGGCATCAACCGCATATTCTTCAATATTCTGTCACTGAACAACCTGCCAAGTGACACAATCCTACCTTCTTCTCTGTAGAAGGTCTTATCTGAAGACTGCTTCACAGTAACCTTCGCCATGGCCTGTTCAAGCTTCTTCTCATACAGCTTCCGAGTGGAATCTATGTCACACAAATGCATAAAAACTACTTCAGTAAGTTAAGAAAACAGTGTGAGAGGGCTGCTGGTATCACTGAGGGCAAAAGTTGTGCTCAGGAAGGCAGCACTCTTATATACAGGAAGTGCTGATTGGGCCATACCAAGCACAGCTCCATCATAGGGggtaattaagtcatttatctTAAATATtgtgtattttcttttatctATGAGTTTCATATGTACTTAGTCTTGTGTTTGATTACTCTTAATTTGAGGGAACTGTTAAACTAACTGTtggttttgtttctttattgcTGGATTACTTGTTAGTATTTGTTTCCTCTTTATGTGTCAGACTGGTCTGATCAGGCAGTATTTATGTCCCCTTTGTTTCTTGTGTGTTAGGTGTGTTTTATTCTGTTGAGCAGTTAGTTTGGAGTTACTTTGTTATGACTTGAGTTCACTTGACCTCTTTTAAGTTAattgatttgtgtttttttttttggagataAATAAAACCCACTTGTCCCTCAAATTACCACTGTGTCCTCATGTCTAACCAGCTCAGTCCCTCAGATTCACCATGATAAATGAGTGTTTTACATATCTTGTTGAGGTCTGTGTGCAGGATTTAGCATATTGAATTTTACAAAGAAACAAATTATTAAAAGTAAAGGAGACTTCAAGTGTAAACTAGATGAGCAGCTTGGAATGATTTCTTATAGTTATATCAATAACTTTGTTGAAAACAGATTAACTATGTGACTGTAGTGTAGATACATATCAATTTATGCACATGCAGCACACTTCTTATATGAATCATACCGACTATGGGTCCATGTTTAATGCCAAACTCAGTAAGCAAGCTCTGGATCTCTGCTTCACTTTTCTCACTCAGAGACATCATGGAGATGGATAAGAAGGACACTTGTGAAATAAGCTGCTAACCAGGCAGAAATCCGGCAGCCATTCCTGTTGTTAGTTGTTCATTTGAAAGACAAATCAGTAATTAATGCTAAAAGGCAAAGTTTAAAATGTTAAGCTATCTTAATTCTAAGCATTTTGTTGAAAATATTACCCACAATTTCAACTGTTTGGCTTCATTAATCATTCATGAGTTATACATAAAACAGTCACTTTTATTAAAAAACGCTCATTCACTTGTTGAAAGATAAAGTGAAAGTGAGAAGATTTAACTCACCTTTGAAGAAAGCCAAGAGTCTTGTGAAGATCAAGAAGGGAGCTGAGAGGAGTACAACTACAAAGTGGGCGTAACCAGAGACATTACGCCCACTCTGGCTCTATTTACAGGGACAATACGGAAAGCCAAAAGGCTCATAACtgataaattattttttgtgtgATGGCATTTAATAAATCCCAGGTGGCGTTAGAGACACAGTTTAACAAATATCAAGTGGCACTGACTGACATGTAATAAATCACTATTTCTGCTGTGTGTTTAATACATTCTACCACCAGAAGGTGCTATTTAATGTgcctttttcctgtttttatagCCTAGACAAGATGTATATGCACTCAGGCatgatattttatttaattttgcttTCAAGATATTAATTCATACAAATGATTAAttgattcagatttttttttaaacagagaaAGACCGGTGTAATTGTGTCAGCCATTTTTCATTCATGTCTGCTGTTACTGTAACAATCCTGAGGGTggtgaaagaggacattttTCTCATGCTATCTGATCAGATACAATCAGCTAAATCAACTAAAATCATTcaaatcacattttctttctgtAGAAGTTTGAAGTTGAGCCAATTCACTTTTCTTGTTTGCTTAGCTGACACAGTTACACCGATCTTCCTgtgttagaaaaaaaatctgaatcaaTTAATCATTTGTATGACTTAATATCTTGAaagcaaaattaaataaaatatcatGCCTGAGTGCAAATAGGctataaaaacaggaaaaaggcACATTAAATAGCACCTTCTGGTGGTAGAATGTATTAAACACACAGCAGATATAGTGATTTATTACATGTCAGTCAGTGCCACTTGATATTTGTTAAACTGTGTCTCTAACGCCACCTGGGATTTATTAAATGCCATCACACAAAAATTAGTGCACCAGTCATTAATCAATTATGAGCCTTTTGGCTTTCCGTACTGTCCCTGTAAATGGAGCCAGAGTGGGCGTAATGTCTCTGGTTACGCCCACTTTGTAGCTGTACTCCTCTCAGCTCCCTTCCTGATCTTCAGAATCTTGGCTTTCTTCAAAGCTGAGTTAAATCTTCTCACTTTCACTTTATCTTTCAACAAGTGAATGAGcattttttaataaaagcgACTGTTTTATGTATAACTCATGAATGATTAATGAAGCCATACAGttgaaagtgtttataattgtataaacatttttattgctttattatgtctgctactggatgcttgaatttcctttgggatcaataaagtatctatctatctatctatctattgagCTAGCTAGCTAGAGGAGACTTGTAAGAAACTTTCAAGCAATAATTtgaaaatctcataaaccaatgttttattcacaataaaacataaaaaaaacaaaaaactttaaatcctgaaagtgaaacatttcaCCACCTTGTGAaaaatatgagctcatcttgaattggatGGCAGAAATATGtctcttttaacaacagtctgtaaacatctgggaactgagacCAGTTTGGGGAGAGGAGAGTCCTGAATCTTCGTTGTCACATGAAAAgctaaatgttttcagtttgcgaaaggtctggactgcaggcaggccaatCCACGGCCTTGACTCTGGCACTACGAAGCCATGCCGTtggaatagatgcagtatgtggtttaacTCTGTCTTGCAAAAATATGCAAGGCAttccctgaaaaagacagaCTGAGTGGGAGCAAATGTCGCTCTAAATCCTTTATATACTTTTCAGCATTgatgcctttccagatgtgcaagttgccagttccatagACACTGATGCACCAGCAGAGATGTTGACTTTTAAAACGAGTGCTGACAACAAAAAGAATTTTGAATTTAGATTTGTCCGACGACAGTACTGTCGGTCCTTTGAAATTAGCCGGCAGTACACTTTTTGTGGAGAAGCACCTATGATGTGTAAGATGCTCCTTTTTAAACCCGTGCACAGAGCCTGAACAGGAAAGGCTGGGTCAACAAAGAAAGATCATAACCATTAACAAGGTTTAGGTTTGTTGAGCCTACAAACACAAAGAAAGCCTAGCTATGAAGTTACCTCATAGTACAACCCTCAGATCTATTATTActgatcatccatccattttctatacccacttaatccaatttagggtcacgggggggctggagcccatcccagctgtcatcaggtgagaggcggggttacaccctgaacaggtcgccagagacaaacaaccacacacacacactcctaaggacaacTTAGAGACACTGATTAAcctaacgtgcatgtttttggacggtgggatgAAGCTGGAggacccagagagaacccacgcatacacggggagaacatgcaaactccacacagaaaggctggGACTTGAACCCCTTTGTTTGGTTACCAGAAGGGTTAATGTCAGTAGAGTTCATTGATATGTGTACTCAAAGAAAGGCAGTTTTAAAGTatataaacaaatgtttttggTGGTTGGTCTCTGGTGGAGCTGTGAGCTGAGATGCATGCTGACTAATGTTATATTCCCTAAAGTGATCCATTAAGATCCATTCAGGAGTTAAAGGTTTGGTCCAGTCGGTGAAACTCAAAGAAGTCAAGGTTTGGACAGCTCACACAGGAGGCACAGAAAGGATTCTGACCCACCGCAACCTTCAAAAGATAACTAAGTTTTTGGTCCAAAGTGCGGTCTAAATCCCAGCAGAGATGTTCAGGTCTCTGGGCAGGGGCAGAAGCTTAGGCTCTAGCATTGGTACGACCGGAGCTGGTAATGCACTGTGAAGAGAAAACATGGAAGAATTATAAAAATGAGAAACAAAACACCTTTTTTTCAGCATAAAGACCTACCTGACATGCCCCGGAAATCCAAGTGCTGTGATGAAGATGTTGATCAGGACTGTAAAGAAGACAAAAACTGTGGCCACGTTGTTCATCCTGTTCAGCTTTGCATGTTTCCGTTCATCATTAAGATCATACTTCACTGCTGGCACAAAACGACAGCAACGCAGCAAAAATTAACTACAGTAACTTTAGGATTTCTCAACCTCTGGATTCTTCCTATTTTGTTGCATTACAACCTGCAGTTTAAATAGATATGTTTGGGGATTTTATGTGATGGGCCTCCATGTAAAAGTCCAaattaatgaagaaaaaacaccaataaaaaactaaataccAAAAATATGGATAGCatctgttgttagctagctagctaTAGCAAACTAGTGAAAATCTACATTTCCAATGATAGTTCATAATCGAGAAACTTCAGTACCATATCACAACGAAGACTGCGGCATCTGGCAGGACTATGATGTCTTGGTGTAATTTTTGTAGAATGTAAGAAAAAGAATCTCAGTGCAGGGTGATTATATTCATACAATTTGGAAGTTTAACACAAATAGCTTTGAATGCATTTGTTATGCAAACTGGTTGAGGCACACCAAGAGACAGCAGTCTCTCCAGTTTCAGTCAAAAGCAGAATGAAGATTTAAATCTGATACGGAGAAGAGGAAACTGGAGTTCAAAGCTTCATAAAGAAAAAATCAATTGCATTATAAAACCAACTATAAGTCCAACTTGTCTCAGCTTGAGGACTTCACCAGACTTTGTCACACAGAAAAGGcttgaaataaaaaatgtgtatCGGCAAGACTTATGTTGGAAGAGAAATCAGAACAGTGTAATGATAAAAAATCTGGGTCACTTGCCAATAAAGACGAGCAGCAGCCCCACTATGACCTGCAATATTATGGACAGAGCCAGCAGGACAATGAGGGGGATGTAGAAGCGGTACTGGGGCCCCACATAGAGGATGGTCTTTAGCTGGGAAGCGTTGGCCATCAACAAGGCGACATCTAACATGCTCTGAGCTGCACTCTTCTTTGTTGCATAGTGATTCATGTCGAAGTGGCGGCGCATCAGCTGAGCAGACTGTAAGAGCAGAGAGGAGAGGGTGGAGGCTGATAAAGCTTTGTACAACATTACAGCCTCTGACAGGAGGCGCTTGTACAGGTCTGACTGCTATAGCTACACGTGTCACCATGGAATTTTTCTAAACAGAGAGGTATTATTGGCTTAAGAGGAGGTGAATGGTAATGGGACAGGTGATGACTCACCAAGGCAGAAGAAAGAGGGAGAAGCAACAAGACTCGACATGTGACTCTCTGTCTGCGTCGATAGAAACGAGCAAAAACATGCACGAGCAAGGAAAAATCCTATCTGTAAAGTGTATTCCTCCAAGTAAAAAATCCATTCTTAATAGTCAAAACTATAATCTAACATCCACAATAACATTCTTGAtatgttttattgtgaataaaatattggtttatgagattagCAAACATGATGCACATTGTCCCAGTCATTTGGATACCTATTAttagtttttcacagaaaaaaggatGTTACACGTATCTTAAATGATCAATGGAGAAGAATTAAATCATGGATACAATCATTGCATCTCCAGTCTAGCGATGAAGTGTTAAAACAGCTTGTCGTAGGCTCTGAATCTGAAGGTAACTCTTTGTGTTGCTCGGAACCACTGAAGGAGACTTACTTTTAAAACCGCATAAAGACATTTTCATGGCACTTAAAGGTATGGTACATCACACGTGGGTGCAGCTCTCACTCGTCAAAAATGTGCTTGTTTATCTCCACACACAGCAGACAAGTGAGGAAGTAAACACTGGTTTTAAACAGGGTTGTGTAACCACTGACATTCCTATAGAGGGACTCGTAGCCATGGTTCTCAAGATCAGGGGTTAAGACCTGCACAAGAGGTCACTGTAGCCATggatcttctttttctttcagttttaatTCCCATTAAGGGCGTTTTTCATAGCAGGAAAAGCACATAAGAAGTTTAATACAGTTTTGCCTAAAGATATGAGTCAGCTCAGCACTTTTTCTGGGAGCATTGGCAGGATCCACTGATGGTACCACAGACCAAAGCTGACCTGATTTAGAACATCTTTTGAATATAGTTAAAAACTCCAGGATAAATAAGAGGATATATTTTAAATAACATCCATCTATGCAAACAGATAGTATTAGCAGTTAatagctgtttttcttttgttatttaAACTGGATTGTGTGGAGTTTTCACAAAATGCTGATAATATTTAGAGTGATTATTTTCTATTATGTGAGAAATGAGGCTGAACATTGTGATGTAAACCTCAGGAGCTTTCTCTAAATTACAGTTTTATCCATTAGAGTGCAAAGTCATTTTTAGAGTAAGTTAAAAGAGCAGAGATGAGGCGTAACTTGTACCTGAATACAAGGCAGTGTGGCTTTTGCCTTTGGTCAAAACATGGCTCTGAAGAGCAGATAACTGGGTAGTTTGGCTCTTACCTCAACATCATCAAGTTTATTCAGAGCTACATCCTCTCCATTCTGTCTGCGTTCCGCAGCCATGTTCCACTCTTTGATTACTGTCCAACAGTTCCCAATAAACTgtcctgctgctgttgctgggAAGAAGTTTCATGAGAAAGTAGGCAGAACAAATAAGTCTGGCAGCTCCCCCTGTTTCAGGGAGTTTTACTCCTCCCACAAtcttttcacttttcacgtcACTGCAGAATTTATCCTCCACCTCTTTAGTTGTTCTTAAAGAAGGACGTTTGTGCTTGTGTGGCCTTGGCGCACCTTTTCAAATGTCCTGATGACATGTTGTTGATCACAGCATTATAATTATCTCTGCA
This window contains:
- the emd gene encoding emerin (Emery-Dreifuss muscular dystrophy) isoform X3, which encodes MMSLSEKSEAEIQSLLTEFGIKHGPIVDSTRKLYEKKLEQAMAKVTVKQSSDKTFYREEEEEITYVTYHSPRHEVHANTLERRLHYLVETKRQC
- the emd gene encoding emerin (Emery-Dreifuss muscular dystrophy) isoform X2, with amino-acid sequence MMSLSEKSEAEIQSLLTEFGIKHGPIVDSTRKLYEKKLEQAMAKVTVKQSSDKTFYREEEEEITYVTYHSPRHEVHANTSLERRLHYLVETKRQC
- the LOC142390600 gene encoding ninjurin-1 isoform X2: MAAERRQNGEDVALNKLDDVESAQLMRRHFDMNHYATKKSAAQSMLDVALLMANASQLKTILYVGPQYRFYIPLIVLLALSIILQVIVGLLLVFIVKYDLNDERKHAKLNRMNNVATVFVFFTVLINIFITALGFPGHVSALPAPVVPMLEPKLLPLPRDLNISAGI
- the LOC142390600 gene encoding ninjurin-1 isoform X1 — protein: MAAERRQNGEDVALNKLDDVESAQLMRRHFDMNHYATKKSAAQSMLDVALLMANASQLKTILYVGPQYRFYIPLIVLLALSIILQVIVGLLLVFIAVKYDLNDERKHAKLNRMNNVATVFVFFTVLINIFITALGFPGHVSALPAPVVPMLEPKLLPLPRDLNISAGI